The proteins below are encoded in one region of Marinobacter sp. F4206:
- a CDS encoding EAL domain-containing protein, whose translation MHSSAGPTENTDVTVRHPGFARFSLRRWSPFLLLVVALGYGLLTTIVLDTPPLPLETGLSRLPTTVAEPLHTHYLTKPLTDILDQERWLDNNWQPVPESHSGLGYFSVPVTFRVTFENPGNQPVRKWAVVSAPSLDYIQPAVIGEDGSASLLPVMGDLYPFNHRLIALPQWVWPITLPPGTSILLFEVRNAGPTMLPLSILEPDAVISESAGTLAWKAAITGLLVFALLFNLSIVAKMKRPGLAWLSVLMFSLIYSQLVMEGFGLWYLWPDLPEMNRLLNITLPLCLIALCQFTPHFMPVPRNAARILLGISVLAFVHLLVIPLALPLFGQGSFLVLAMGGGAMILGLVLSQFRSHLYARYYALSILAILTGSLISSLRTIGWVPINGLTDSAFFLGAAIGSLILTSAVGRQMLEERKRRLSSDIRAQQEQRLRTLAEQDYDRLLKTHRVTGKPNRAMLEESLDGLDSQERPYTLGLIRLERFNEIEQALGYRTTEELLKGYLRQLNSFLKRLFGDRLVMFNGYAIASIDTATHAFALHRDDESGATGQLLSELTGWLEENFREGRFAFSWNASVGIAHAPDHGDDVASALSSAGFAALDRRQTLTVYDPAIAEWQYRQQMLMLDMEGALRDGEMWLEYQPKVCIRDRRTESLEALIRWQHPEFGRVPPDHWVPLAEQVGMIHPVTLWVIDQACRDHDRLKTRHGEHIALAINVSAKDLAHPEFHNEVSAIARRHGIKPEELILEITETAMMADATAARTMIGALSKAGFRIALDDFGTGHSSLGTLATFDLDELKIDRSFLKDILQHPTRQRIFRAALELGDALDLDVVVEGVEDEAVAGWLQQFPGLYGQGYYWARPERLDNESQALRADR comes from the coding sequence ATGCACTCAAGCGCAGGACCCACAGAGAACACGGACGTAACGGTGCGCCACCCCGGCTTCGCCCGCTTCTCGCTTCGGCGCTGGTCGCCTTTCCTGCTGTTGGTCGTGGCACTCGGGTACGGACTTTTGACCACCATTGTCCTGGACACGCCCCCCCTGCCCCTTGAAACCGGGCTTTCCAGGCTTCCAACGACAGTCGCCGAGCCGCTTCATACCCACTATCTGACCAAACCCCTGACCGACATCCTGGACCAGGAACGCTGGCTGGATAACAACTGGCAACCGGTGCCGGAATCGCACTCCGGTCTAGGCTACTTCTCTGTGCCGGTGACCTTCCGGGTGACCTTCGAGAATCCCGGCAATCAGCCGGTGCGCAAATGGGCTGTGGTCTCGGCACCGTCCCTGGATTACATTCAGCCAGCGGTTATCGGTGAAGACGGCTCGGCATCGCTGCTGCCGGTAATGGGCGATCTCTATCCGTTCAACCACCGACTGATCGCGCTCCCGCAGTGGGTCTGGCCGATAACCCTGCCCCCGGGTACGTCCATCCTGCTGTTTGAAGTCCGAAATGCCGGCCCCACCATGCTGCCGCTGTCGATACTGGAACCGGATGCGGTCATCAGCGAGAGCGCGGGCACCCTGGCCTGGAAAGCGGCTATCACCGGCCTGCTTGTGTTCGCCCTGCTGTTCAACCTCAGTATCGTGGCGAAAATGAAACGGCCCGGATTGGCCTGGCTCAGTGTCCTGATGTTCAGCCTGATTTACAGCCAGCTGGTGATGGAAGGCTTCGGGCTCTGGTACCTCTGGCCCGATCTGCCGGAAATGAACCGACTCCTGAACATCACCCTGCCCTTGTGCCTCATCGCGTTGTGCCAGTTTACCCCGCACTTCATGCCGGTGCCCCGAAACGCTGCCCGGATTCTGCTTGGTATCAGTGTCCTGGCCTTCGTCCACCTGTTGGTCATACCATTGGCCCTGCCCCTGTTTGGCCAGGGCTCCTTCCTGGTACTCGCCATGGGCGGCGGCGCCATGATTCTGGGACTGGTGCTGAGCCAGTTTCGCAGCCACCTCTACGCCCGCTACTACGCCCTGTCCATTCTCGCCATCCTGACCGGTTCTCTGATTTCTTCGCTTCGCACCATTGGTTGGGTGCCCATTAACGGCCTCACGGATTCGGCCTTCTTCCTCGGTGCGGCCATCGGCTCACTGATCCTGACCAGTGCTGTTGGCCGGCAGATGCTCGAAGAACGGAAAAGACGGCTAAGCTCAGACATCCGCGCCCAACAGGAACAGCGGCTGCGGACCCTGGCAGAACAGGATTATGACCGCCTGCTGAAAACCCACCGGGTTACCGGCAAGCCCAACCGGGCCATGCTGGAGGAATCCCTCGATGGGCTGGATAGCCAGGAGCGGCCTTATACCCTCGGCCTGATCCGACTGGAACGCTTCAATGAGATTGAACAGGCGCTCGGTTACCGCACCACCGAGGAACTCTTGAAAGGCTACCTGAGACAGCTCAACAGTTTCCTGAAACGCCTCTTCGGTGACCGTCTGGTCATGTTCAATGGCTACGCCATTGCCAGCATAGATACCGCAACCCACGCCTTTGCCCTTCACCGCGACGATGAATCCGGGGCCACCGGGCAGCTGCTCTCCGAGCTTACGGGCTGGCTTGAGGAGAATTTCCGCGAGGGACGGTTTGCGTTTTCCTGGAACGCCTCGGTGGGCATTGCCCACGCCCCCGACCATGGCGACGATGTCGCGAGCGCCCTGTCGTCTGCCGGCTTTGCCGCCCTCGACCGGCGCCAGACCCTGACCGTTTATGACCCGGCCATCGCCGAATGGCAGTACCGGCAACAGATGCTGATGCTGGATATGGAAGGGGCGCTGCGCGACGGCGAGATGTGGCTGGAATACCAGCCCAAGGTGTGCATCCGAGACCGGCGCACCGAGTCTCTGGAAGCGCTGATCCGATGGCAGCATCCGGAATTCGGTCGGGTACCTCCCGACCACTGGGTACCGCTGGCGGAACAGGTTGGCATGATCCACCCGGTAACGCTCTGGGTGATAGACCAGGCCTGCCGCGACCATGACCGTTTAAAAACCCGCCACGGGGAACACATTGCCCTGGCCATCAACGTGTCAGCAAAGGACTTGGCGCACCCGGAATTTCACAACGAAGTGAGCGCCATTGCCCGGCGCCATGGCATCAAACCGGAAGAGCTGATTCTGGAAATCACCGAGACCGCCATGATGGCCGACGCCACGGCGGCCCGAACAATGATTGGGGCCCTGAGCAAAGCGGGTTTCCGGATTGCTCTGGACGACTTCGGCACCGGCCATTCCTCGCTCGGAACCCTGGCCACTTTTGATCTGGACGAACTGAAAATCGACCGGAGTTTCCTGAAGGACATCCTCCAGCACCCCACCCGCCAGCGCATTTTCCGGGCCGCCCTGGAGCTTGGCGATGCGTTGGATCTGGATGTGGTGGTGGAAGGCGTGGAAGACGAGGCGGTTGCCGGCTGGCTCCAGCAGTTCCCCGGCCTATACGGCCAGGGCTACTACTGGGCGAGGCCCGAACGGCTGGACAACGAGTCGCAGGCGCTCAGGGCAGATCGGTGA
- the ilvD gene encoding dihydroxy-acid dehydratase: protein MAQDKRRRYSSPVVDGIGKSASRAMLRAVGFGDDDFRKPQVGIASTWSNLTPCNMHINGLAEESAAGADEAGGKSLIFNTITVSDGIANGTEGMKYSLVSREVIADSIETVAGCEGFDGLVAIGGCDKNMPGCLMGLARLNRPSVFVYGGTIMPGKNHTDIISVFEAVGAHARGDLDLIEVKQIEETAIPGPGSCGGMYTANTMASAIEAMGMSLPGSSAQNAVSETKAQDCRAAGAAVLNLLERDIKPSDIMSREAFENAITVVIALGGSTNAVLHLLAMASTVGVTLDLEDFVEIGKRVPVLADLRPSGHYMMSELVTIGGIQPLMKMLLERGLLHGECMTVTGQTLAENLADVAPYPEGQDIIHAFDNPIKADSHLRILYGNLAPTGSVAKITGKEGTHFTGRARVFHSEEEAQARILDGTVVAGDVLVIRYEGPRGGPGMREMLSPTSAIMGKGLGSDVALITDGRFSGGSHGFVVGHITPEAAEGGPIALVEDGDTITIDAVSNRIELDVTDQELERRRKDWQEPEPRFERGVLAKYARTVSSASKGAVTDLP from the coding sequence ATGGCTCAGGACAAACGGCGCCGCTATTCATCGCCGGTGGTCGACGGTATTGGCAAGTCCGCCAGCCGGGCGATGTTACGGGCGGTCGGGTTCGGTGATGACGACTTCAGGAAACCCCAGGTGGGAATCGCATCCACCTGGAGCAATCTCACCCCCTGCAACATGCATATCAACGGGCTCGCCGAAGAGTCCGCCGCCGGGGCCGATGAGGCAGGCGGCAAGTCACTGATTTTCAATACCATTACAGTGTCCGACGGCATTGCCAATGGCACCGAGGGTATGAAGTATTCGCTGGTGTCCCGGGAGGTGATTGCCGATTCCATCGAAACGGTGGCCGGCTGCGAAGGCTTCGATGGGCTGGTGGCCATTGGCGGCTGCGACAAGAACATGCCCGGCTGCCTGATGGGCCTGGCCCGGCTCAATCGCCCCTCCGTGTTTGTCTATGGCGGCACCATCATGCCCGGCAAGAACCACACCGATATCATCTCTGTGTTCGAAGCGGTGGGCGCTCACGCCCGCGGCGATCTGGACCTGATTGAGGTCAAGCAGATTGAGGAAACCGCGATCCCGGGTCCGGGCTCCTGCGGCGGCATGTACACGGCCAATACCATGGCCTCAGCGATCGAAGCCATGGGGATGAGCCTGCCGGGAAGCTCGGCTCAGAATGCCGTGTCCGAGACCAAGGCGCAGGACTGCCGTGCCGCCGGCGCAGCCGTTCTGAATCTGTTGGAACGGGATATCAAACCTTCCGACATCATGAGCCGGGAGGCGTTCGAGAACGCGATTACCGTGGTCATCGCCCTGGGCGGGTCCACCAATGCGGTCCTTCACCTGCTGGCGATGGCCAGTACCGTCGGTGTGACGCTGGATCTGGAAGACTTTGTCGAGATCGGAAAGCGGGTACCGGTGCTGGCGGATTTGCGCCCCAGCGGCCATTACATGATGTCTGAGTTGGTGACGATTGGCGGTATCCAGCCGTTAATGAAGATGCTGCTCGAGCGGGGTTTGCTGCATGGTGAGTGCATGACCGTGACCGGGCAGACGCTGGCGGAAAACCTTGCCGATGTGGCGCCCTATCCCGAAGGCCAGGACATCATTCACGCCTTCGACAATCCCATCAAGGCCGACAGTCACCTGCGCATTCTCTATGGCAACCTTGCCCCGACCGGCTCGGTGGCCAAGATTACCGGCAAGGAAGGCACGCACTTTACTGGCCGTGCCCGGGTGTTTCATTCGGAAGAGGAAGCCCAGGCCCGGATTCTCGACGGCACTGTGGTGGCTGGGGACGTACTCGTCATCCGTTACGAGGGGCCGCGGGGTGGTCCGGGTATGCGGGAAATGCTCAGCCCGACCTCTGCGATCATGGGCAAGGGGCTGGGCAGCGATGTTGCACTGATTACTGATGGCCGGTTTTCCGGGGGTAGTCACGGTTTTGTGGTGGGGCATATCACCCCCGAAGCGGCCGAGGGCGGTCCGATTGCGCTGGTTGAAGACGGCGACACTATCACCATCGACGCAGTCAGCAACCGGATTGAGCTGGATGTGACCGATCAGGAACTGGAACGCCGGCGCAAGGACTGGCAGGAGCCGGAGCCCCGCTTCGAGCGTGGCGTGCTGGCAAAATATGCCCGTACCGTCAGTTCGGCATCTAAGGGGGCCGTCACCGATCTGCCCTGA
- a CDS encoding type VI secretion system PAAR protein → MGKALVLLGDPGSDHQGFPPTPVIAGSPDVLIDGKPVARVGDPLAPHSKPKHPPHPRTIAAGSSTVLINGKPAAVTGGTICCGGVTLGNSTVVIGQ, encoded by the coding sequence ATGGGCAAGGCTCTTGTTTTGCTGGGTGATCCGGGCTCCGATCACCAGGGTTTCCCTCCCACTCCGGTCATTGCCGGCTCTCCGGATGTGCTGATCGACGGTAAACCCGTGGCGCGCGTCGGTGATCCCCTGGCGCCCCATTCCAAACCCAAGCACCCCCCGCATCCCCGGACCATTGCTGCCGGGTCCTCGACGGTGTTGATCAACGGTAAACCGGCTGCGGTGACCGGCGGCACGATTTGCTGTGGCGGTGTCACCCTGGGGAACAGCACGGTGGTGATCGGCCAGTAG
- a CDS encoding xylulose 5-phosphate 3-epimerase: protein MPSPTTTEPAGTTAPACQTYEAWRRGYGVIQHSDVTCSHVCSLANRLVEAGLQPDTETVFQKLAALDRLASAGLWLVVHMTYANRVDASGQPLTPQDFKVSPEGHTGGALNMVPAYAAYLALNNLTGRTRSWLMGQGHCAAAVDALNVLTGNLHPEQAERYLKPDGLSRLAADFYSYRQKPDGSMSAPLGSHINPHTAGGILEGGYLGFAELQYGHMPLPGETLVTFLSDGAAEEQRGSDWIPRWWRADDCGLVLPVMIANGRRIEQRTELGTRAGLERFESHLAERGFDPYRFDGRDPAAFVCALFEMEQSLRYQADSAFRGESGYPVRIPYGIAETTKGFGFYGAGSIAAHNLPLPGNPRMDARARELFQEHTAKLWVEPAELNQSAGLLNEHALQGRALERDHPLARRNPPEPLIPKLPWSNGQTSPMAAVDTFFRALVTENRHLRARVGNPDELASNRLGGVLTELKHRVTQPENDQESVHGQIITALNEEAVVSACLANKAGLNLVASYEAFCVKMLGAIRQDLIFARHQQEVGRPARWLGFPVVATSHTWENGKNEQSHQDTTFCESLLGEMNDVSRVLFPADYNSTLAALPEVYTDRGRITCMVIPKRERPCVFDAGEAQTLAKHGALVVDEDTSEGEPILLIANGAYQLSEAIRASERLRETGTPFRLVYLQEPGRFRQPRDTLEAETCLSEFECERLFPRRIHRRVALTHMRPEVFRGHLHSLFPDPARSRVLGYINRGGTLNEAGMQFANRCSWAHALAACAVVMDQPPGEWLSAAELAAVEGRGDPSVITRGLSS from the coding sequence ATGCCCTCGCCAACCACAACCGAACCGGCCGGAACCACAGCCCCCGCCTGCCAGACCTATGAGGCCTGGCGCCGGGGGTACGGTGTCATCCAGCATTCAGACGTCACCTGCTCCCACGTCTGCAGCCTGGCCAATCGCCTGGTCGAAGCCGGGCTACAACCAGACACCGAAACGGTCTTCCAAAAGCTCGCGGCGCTGGACAGGCTGGCGAGCGCCGGGCTATGGCTGGTGGTTCACATGACCTACGCCAACCGGGTCGATGCCAGTGGCCAGCCCCTCACACCGCAGGATTTCAAGGTCAGCCCGGAAGGCCATACCGGGGGTGCGCTGAACATGGTACCGGCCTACGCGGCTTATCTGGCGCTCAACAACCTGACCGGTCGTACCCGCAGCTGGCTGATGGGCCAGGGGCACTGTGCGGCTGCCGTGGACGCCCTCAACGTGCTGACTGGCAACCTGCACCCGGAACAGGCAGAGCGCTACCTGAAGCCGGATGGACTCTCACGGCTGGCAGCCGACTTCTACAGCTACCGGCAAAAGCCCGACGGCAGCATGAGCGCCCCGCTGGGAAGCCACATCAATCCCCACACCGCCGGGGGCATTCTTGAGGGCGGGTATCTGGGCTTTGCCGAACTCCAGTATGGCCACATGCCCCTGCCCGGGGAAACCCTGGTGACTTTCCTGTCGGACGGGGCAGCCGAGGAGCAACGGGGCAGCGACTGGATACCCCGCTGGTGGCGAGCCGATGACTGCGGACTGGTACTGCCGGTGATGATCGCCAACGGCCGGCGCATTGAACAGCGAACCGAACTGGGGACCCGGGCAGGCCTGGAACGGTTCGAGTCGCACCTGGCGGAACGGGGCTTTGACCCCTACCGGTTTGATGGCCGCGATCCGGCCGCCTTTGTCTGTGCCCTGTTCGAGATGGAGCAATCCCTCAGGTATCAGGCTGACAGCGCTTTCCGGGGCGAAAGCGGCTACCCGGTGCGGATCCCCTACGGCATTGCCGAAACGACCAAGGGCTTTGGTTTTTACGGCGCCGGCAGCATCGCCGCCCACAACCTGCCGCTGCCTGGCAACCCGCGGATGGACGCCCGCGCCCGTGAGCTGTTTCAGGAACATACCGCAAAGTTGTGGGTGGAGCCGGCTGAACTGAACCAGAGTGCTGGGCTGTTGAACGAGCATGCTCTTCAGGGCCGCGCCCTTGAGCGCGACCACCCACTGGCCAGGCGCAATCCGCCAGAGCCGCTTATTCCAAAGCTGCCCTGGAGCAACGGCCAGACCTCCCCGATGGCCGCCGTGGACACTTTCTTTCGGGCGCTGGTGACCGAAAACCGCCACCTCCGCGCTCGGGTCGGCAACCCTGACGAACTGGCGAGCAACCGACTGGGTGGCGTACTGACGGAGCTCAAACACCGGGTAACCCAGCCGGAAAACGATCAGGAGTCGGTACACGGCCAGATCATTACCGCCCTCAATGAAGAGGCGGTGGTGTCCGCCTGTCTCGCCAATAAGGCAGGCCTGAACCTGGTTGCCAGCTACGAGGCATTTTGCGTCAAGATGCTCGGCGCCATCCGCCAGGATCTGATCTTTGCCCGGCATCAGCAGGAAGTTGGGCGTCCGGCCCGCTGGCTGGGCTTTCCGGTTGTTGCCACCTCCCACACCTGGGAAAACGGTAAGAATGAACAATCACACCAGGACACGACCTTTTGCGAAAGCCTGCTCGGTGAAATGAATGACGTTTCCCGGGTGCTCTTCCCCGCGGACTACAACAGTACTCTGGCCGCCTTGCCGGAGGTTTACACGGACCGCGGACGAATCACCTGCATGGTGATTCCCAAGCGGGAACGGCCCTGCGTGTTCGATGCGGGGGAAGCACAGACACTGGCAAAACACGGCGCACTGGTGGTCGACGAAGACACCTCCGAGGGCGAACCGATACTCCTGATTGCCAATGGCGCCTACCAGTTATCCGAGGCGATCCGGGCCAGTGAACGACTGCGGGAGACGGGCACCCCGTTCCGTCTGGTTTATCTCCAGGAACCGGGTCGTTTCCGGCAGCCACGGGATACCCTGGAAGCCGAAACCTGCCTGTCCGAATTTGAATGCGAACGGCTGTTCCCCCGTCGCATTCACCGCCGAGTTGCGCTCACCCATATGCGCCCGGAAGTGTTTCGCGGACACCTGCACAGCCTGTTTCCTGATCCCGCGCGATCCCGCGTTCTCGGCTATATCAATCGCGGCGGCACCCTGAACGAAGCCGGCATGCAGTTCGCGAACCGCTGCTCCTGGGCGCACGCGCTGGCCGCCTGCGCAGTGGTGATGGACCAGCCACCCGGGGAGTGGCTCTCCGCCGCGGAACTGGCGGCCGTGGAAGGGCGAGGCGATCCCTCAGTCATTACCAGAGGACTGTCTTCCTGA
- a CDS encoding Yip1 family protein, whose translation MLLSHAFGLFTHPDDEWASIRKEHETPRRVYVAYVVILAAIAPICAYISTAYFGWTVGNDRLIKLTEISALQLSVLTYLAMLVGVFALGYAVNWMAKTYGAREEHVPSNGIALAAYSCTPLFLAGFALLYPVPWFNAIVFLIAACYGAWLMYDGLPIVMGIEKDRAVFYGGALLTVALVILVATRVGSVILWNFGVGPVFVSG comes from the coding sequence ATGCTCCTGTCCCATGCCTTTGGTCTCTTCACCCACCCGGATGATGAGTGGGCTTCCATTCGAAAAGAACATGAAACACCCCGTCGGGTCTACGTCGCCTACGTCGTGATCCTGGCAGCGATTGCACCGATCTGCGCGTATATATCCACGGCGTATTTTGGCTGGACGGTCGGTAATGATCGACTGATCAAGCTGACAGAAATCAGCGCCCTGCAACTGAGCGTGCTGACCTATCTGGCGATGCTGGTGGGCGTTTTTGCGCTCGGTTATGCCGTTAACTGGATGGCCAAAACCTATGGCGCCCGGGAGGAGCATGTGCCGTCCAACGGCATTGCCCTGGCGGCCTATTCCTGTACGCCCCTGTTTCTCGCCGGGTTTGCCCTGCTGTATCCCGTGCCCTGGTTCAACGCCATCGTCTTCCTGATTGCTGCCTGCTACGGAGCCTGGTTGATGTATGACGGTTTGCCCATTGTCATGGGCATTGAGAAAGACCGAGCCGTATTTTACGGCGGCGCCCTGCTCACAGTCGCCCTGGTCATTCTGGTGGCTACTCGGGTCGGTTCCGTCATACTCTGGAACTTCGGTGTCGGTCCGGTGTTTGTCAGCGGCTGA
- a CDS encoding glutathione S-transferase family protein, producing MKLIGSTTSPYVRRIRILLDEEPYEFVNLNIYGEGRDELRKNNPTLKIPVLEDDGQEIYDSRIIARYISAKQGRDPLTWDQQNQLTMIDGANDSAVTMLLSEKSGIDTSQDLMFYNLQRERIMTTLRTLAAMVDDGQFEAWDYPAICLYCLVDWLDFRDLVDWSGVESLLSFRDNHQSKPWVPETDPRQA from the coding sequence ATGAAACTGATCGGATCTACCACTTCACCCTATGTTCGGCGCATCCGAATTCTGCTGGATGAAGAGCCCTATGAGTTCGTCAACCTCAATATTTATGGCGAAGGCCGGGATGAGCTGCGGAAAAACAATCCGACCCTGAAGATTCCCGTTCTGGAAGATGATGGTCAGGAAATCTATGACTCGCGGATTATTGCTCGTTACATCAGTGCCAAACAGGGCCGCGATCCGCTGACCTGGGACCAGCAGAACCAGCTGACCATGATTGATGGTGCCAACGACTCGGCGGTTACCATGCTGCTCTCTGAGAAGTCCGGCATCGACACCAGTCAGGACCTGATGTTCTACAACCTTCAGCGCGAGCGAATCATGACCACGCTGCGCACCCTGGCGGCCATGGTTGATGATGGTCAGTTCGAAGCCTGGGACTACCCCGCTATCTGCCTGTATTGCTTGGTAGATTGGCTGGACTTCCGTGATCTCGTGGACTGGTCCGGCGTTGAAAGCCTGTTGTCATTCCGGGACAACCATCAGAGCAAGCCCTGGGTTCCCGAGACCGACCCGCGTCAGGCCTGA
- the ald gene encoding alanine dehydrogenase, with protein sequence MKIGVPREIKNHEYRVGMTPAAVHELCGHGHDVFVQSQAGAAIGFADEDYRHAGAQILPDARSVFREAKLIVKVKEPQREERALLSREHTLFTYLHLAPDQAQTNDLVASGATCIAYETVTDSHGRLPLLAPMSEVAGRMSIQAGAHCLEKSVGGRGVLLGGVPGVSPAQVTVVGGGVVGQNAVAMAIGMGAQVTVLDRNMDVLRNLDHLYGNRITTLFSTVHTLDQAIVASDLVVGSVLIPGASAPKLITRDMIRRMPEGSVLVDVAIDQGGCAETSKPTTHDEPTYIIDGVVHYCVANMPGAVARTSTLALNNVTLPFVAALANKGPVRAMKDDPHLMAGLNVSGGKVTYREVAEATGHPYTDPESLLGS encoded by the coding sequence ATGAAGATTGGCGTGCCCAGGGAAATCAAGAACCACGAATACCGGGTGGGAATGACGCCCGCTGCGGTCCACGAACTTTGCGGTCATGGCCACGACGTGTTTGTTCAGTCTCAGGCCGGCGCTGCCATCGGCTTTGCCGATGAGGATTACCGGCACGCGGGTGCGCAGATTCTGCCAGACGCCCGCAGCGTGTTCCGGGAGGCGAAGCTGATCGTCAAGGTCAAGGAGCCGCAGCGGGAGGAACGGGCGCTTTTGAGCCGGGAACATACCCTGTTTACCTACCTTCACCTGGCGCCCGACCAGGCTCAGACCAATGATTTGGTGGCCTCCGGCGCCACCTGCATCGCCTATGAGACGGTGACCGACAGCCACGGCCGCTTGCCCTTGCTGGCGCCCATGTCCGAAGTGGCGGGGCGAATGTCGATCCAGGCCGGGGCTCACTGCCTGGAGAAGTCGGTTGGTGGTCGCGGGGTGCTGCTGGGCGGCGTGCCCGGTGTCAGTCCGGCGCAGGTGACAGTGGTGGGCGGTGGCGTGGTCGGGCAGAACGCCGTTGCCATGGCGATTGGAATGGGAGCCCAAGTGACGGTCCTTGATCGCAACATGGATGTTCTGCGCAACCTCGATCATCTATACGGCAACCGGATCACCACGCTGTTTTCCACCGTCCATACCCTGGACCAGGCAATCGTGGCGTCAGATCTGGTGGTCGGCAGCGTCCTCATACCGGGGGCGTCGGCACCCAAACTGATCACCCGGGACATGATCCGACGCATGCCCGAGGGCAGTGTGCTGGTGGATGTGGCGATTGACCAGGGCGGGTGCGCGGAAACTTCGAAACCGACCACCCACGACGAGCCCACGTATATCATTGATGGTGTGGTACATTACTGCGTGGCCAATATGCCCGGTGCGGTGGCACGCACCTCGACGCTGGCCCTCAATAACGTGACGCTGCCCTTCGTGGCGGCGCTGGCCAACAAAGGGCCGGTTCGGGCGATGAAGGACGATCCCCACCTGATGGCCGGGCTGAATGTGTCCGGAGGGAAGGTAACCTACAGGGAGGTGGCGGAGGCCACCGGGCATCCATACACAGACCCTGAATCCCTGTTGGGATCCTGA